From Arcobacter lacus, the proteins below share one genomic window:
- the argJ gene encoding bifunctional glutamate N-acetyltransferase/amino-acid acetyltransferase ArgJ translates to MFTIMPIKGYIDQIDGFYCDGIHAGLKPNGNNDLGFIYTKEACTVAAVFTENRFQAAPLKHFLQYGENFKTNFVLINSKNANALTGRKGIESINTLFSQLDFDLINPVMSSTGVIGNPLPIEKLIAGAKKFDLTAKNGENLSKAIMTTDAYAKTCMYEVKLENGTSFKIGAVAKGAGMINPNLATMLCFICTDAAAPYEDIKEALNINKETTFNAISVDGDTSTNDTVMVLANGKSNAYDKEAFKEVLRLVMHDMAMLMVADGEGAKKVAAFEVINAKDDKQAEIAAKALSNSLLVKTALFGEDPNFGRIASTIGASRIDCDEEKLVISYNDVIVFNKGEICFDAAIEAKAFEVLKKDKYKIICDIGLGDGKFTAYGCDLGYKYVEINADYRS, encoded by the coding sequence ATGTTTACTATTATGCCTATAAAAGGTTATATTGATCAAATTGATGGATTTTATTGTGATGGAATCCATGCAGGTCTTAAACCAAATGGAAATAATGATTTAGGATTTATTTATACAAAAGAGGCTTGTACCGTTGCAGCGGTTTTTACAGAAAATAGATTTCAAGCAGCTCCTTTAAAACATTTTTTACAATATGGAGAAAATTTTAAAACAAATTTTGTTTTAATAAATTCAAAAAATGCAAATGCATTAACAGGAAGAAAAGGAATAGAGTCAATCAATACTTTGTTTTCTCAACTTGATTTTGATTTGATTAATCCAGTTATGAGTAGCACAGGTGTTATTGGAAATCCATTGCCAATTGAAAAATTAATAGCAGGGGCAAAAAAATTTGATTTAACAGCTAAAAATGGTGAAAACTTATCAAAAGCAATTATGACAACAGATGCGTATGCTAAAACTTGTATGTATGAAGTGAAACTTGAAAATGGAACTTCATTTAAAATAGGTGCAGTTGCAAAAGGTGCAGGAATGATAAATCCAAATTTAGCAACTATGCTTTGTTTTATTTGTACAGATGCTGCTGCTCCTTATGAAGATATAAAAGAGGCTTTAAATATAAATAAAGAGACAACTTTTAATGCAATTTCAGTTGATGGAGATACTTCAACAAATGATACAGTTATGGTTTTAGCAAATGGAAAATCAAATGCTTATGACAAAGAAGCTTTCAAAGAAGTTTTAAGACTGGTTATGCATGATATGGCGATGTTAATGGTTGCAGATGGTGAAGGTGCTAAAAAAGTGGCTGCATTTGAAGTTATAAATGCAAAAGATGATAAACAAGCTGAAATTGCTGCTAAAGCTTTATCTAATTCACTTTTAGTGAAAACTGCACTTTTTGGAGAAGATCCAAATTTTGGAAGAATTGCTTCAACTATTGGAGCTTCAAGAATTGATTGTGATGAAGAAAAACTTGTAATTTCATATAATGATGTAATTGTTTTTAATAAAGGTGAAATTTGTTTTGATGCAGCAATAGAAGCAAAGGCTTTTGAAGTGTTAAAAAAAGACAAATATAAAATTATTTGTGACATTGGTTTAGGTGATGGAAAATTTACAGCATATGGTTGTGATTTAGGCTACAAATATGTTGAAATAAATGCAGATTATAGAAGTTAA
- a CDS encoding aspartate-semialdehyde dehydrogenase — protein sequence MRKFNVAVVGATGAVGEELFRVLEEVNFPINKLIPLASARSAGSKIEYMNKEVTVLELTETVFEENDVEIAFFSAGGSVSEKFAKFAVEAGAVVIDNTSHFRMDPKVPLVVPEVNPEDIKLWKETGIIANPNCSTIQMVQSLKPLDELYGIKRVDVSTYQAVSGAGKTGMEELVKQMQDFFAFRLDETEIKAFPYQIALNVIPQIDVAKENGFTKEEMKMVLETQKIMHKEIQVAATCVRVPVLRSHSESITVTFEDNIDVDVEEVRNALINFENVKVIDDLANKKYPMPIISTDTDFTYVGRIRKDVYAQNIVHYFNVADQVRVGAATNAVRIALKWIDLESDI from the coding sequence ATGAGAAAATTCAATGTAGCAGTAGTAGGAGCTACTGGAGCAGTTGGTGAAGAGTTATTTAGAGTTTTAGAAGAAGTAAATTTCCCTATTAACAAATTAATACCACTTGCAAGTGCAAGAAGTGCTGGTTCTAAAATTGAATATATGAATAAAGAAGTTACTGTTTTAGAATTAACTGAAACAGTTTTTGAAGAAAATGATGTTGAAATTGCATTTTTTAGTGCAGGTGGTTCAGTTTCAGAAAAATTTGCAAAATTTGCAGTAGAAGCAGGTGCAGTTGTAATTGATAATACAAGTCATTTTAGAATGGATCCAAAAGTTCCATTAGTTGTACCTGAAGTTAATCCAGAAGATATTAAATTATGGAAAGAAACTGGAATTATTGCAAATCCAAATTGTTCGACAATTCAAATGGTTCAAAGTTTAAAACCTTTAGATGAATTATATGGAATCAAAAGAGTTGATGTTTCAACTTATCAAGCAGTTTCTGGTGCTGGAAAAACTGGTATGGAAGAGCTTGTAAAACAGATGCAAGACTTTTTTGCATTTAGATTAGACGAAACAGAAATAAAAGCATTTCCTTATCAAATCGCTTTAAATGTAATTCCACAAATTGATGTAGCAAAAGAGAATGGTTTTACTAAAGAAGAGATGAAAATGGTTTTAGAAACTCAAAAAATTATGCATAAAGAGATTCAAGTAGCTGCAACTTGTGTAAGAGTACCAGTTTTAAGAAGTCATAGTGAATCAATAACTGTAACTTTTGAAGATAATATTGATGTTGATGTTGAAGAAGTAAGAAATGCATTAATCAATTTTGAAAATGTAAAAGTGATTGATGATTTAGCAAATAAAAAATATCCAATGCCAATTATTTCAACAGATACAGATTTTACATATGTTGGAAGAATTAGAAAAGATGTTTATGCACAAAACATTGTTCACTATTTTAACGTTGCAGATCAAGTAAGAGTTGGAGCTGCTACAAATGCAGTTAGAATTGCTTTAAAATGGATAGATTTAGAAAGTGATATTTAA
- a CDS encoding potassium channel family protein produces MSIFIKFKKTIGWEIKAAKPLYDLNPIIYSKLKPLRFPLIIIQLLMIIGTLAYVYFENYTIMQAIFQTAYTLTNTGFGALNESNFKNETIVFTTFLMYAGFASTMFAVGIVIDVFMNGNLRELLKERKMLYKIARLRRHFVICYHNEYTAQLARQFRENHIPFVVVDPSDNIEDIARENGYPYFIKEEPYKETAFLKAHLSSAKGAISLSKNISDNITLIASVRLYEKELGRAPFLIISNAETLNEKIRLKKLGADKVVATPSLMAKRVSAMAIRPDMENILDEFLYKIDTPIAMEEVFVKETSWVVGRELKDLRLRDTLKVSVIGITEANGRFIQMPKGETSINANSKLLLVGSQSGIIRAKRILTLNKQPEDI; encoded by the coding sequence ATGAGTATCTTCATAAAATTCAAAAAAACTATTGGTTGGGAAATAAAAGCGGCTAAGCCTTTATATGATTTAAACCCAATTATTTATTCAAAATTAAAACCTCTAAGATTTCCCTTAATAATTATTCAATTACTGATGATAATTGGAACATTAGCTTATGTTTATTTTGAAAATTATACTATCATGCAGGCTATCTTTCAAACAGCGTATACTCTTACAAATACAGGATTTGGCGCTTTAAATGAATCAAATTTCAAAAATGAAACGATTGTATTTACTACATTTCTAATGTATGCTGGATTTGCAAGTACAATGTTTGCAGTCGGTATTGTAATAGATGTTTTTATGAATGGTAATTTAAGAGAGCTATTAAAGGAGAGAAAAATGCTTTATAAAATAGCAAGACTAAGAAGACACTTTGTGATTTGTTATCACAATGAATATACGGCACAATTAGCAAGACAATTTAGAGAAAATCATATTCCTTTTGTTGTAGTTGATCCAAGTGATAATATTGAAGATATTGCTAGAGAAAATGGTTATCCTTATTTTATAAAAGAAGAACCATATAAAGAGACAGCCTTTTTAAAAGCTCACCTAAGCTCTGCAAAAGGTGCCATATCTTTATCAAAAAATATTTCAGATAATATTACACTTATTGCATCAGTTAGACTTTATGAAAAAGAGTTAGGAAGAGCTCCTTTTTTAATTATTTCAAATGCTGAAACATTAAATGAAAAAATAAGATTAAAAAAATTAGGTGCTGATAAAGTTGTAGCAACTCCATCACTTATGGCAAAAAGAGTAAGTGCAATGGCTATTCGTCCTGATATGGAAAATATTCTTGATGAATTTTTATATAAAATTGATACTCCAATTGCAATGGAAGAAGTTTTTGTAAAAGAGACATCTTGGGTTGTAGGAAGAGAATTAAAAGATTTACGTTTAAGAGATACATTAAAAGTTTCAGTGATTGGAATAACTGAAGCTAATGGACGATTTATTCAAATGCCAAAAGGTGAAACATCAATAAATGCAAATAGTAAGCTTTTATTAGTTGGTTCTCAAAGTGGAATAATAAGGGCAAAAAGAATTTTAACTTTAAATAAACAACCAGAGGATATATAA
- the hemE gene encoding uroporphyrinogen decarboxylase: MSKIFVDACFRKETPYTPVWMMRQAGRYLPEYMEVRAKAGNFLNLCHNPELAAEVTIQPLDIVGVDAAILFSDILVVPNEMGMKLDFLKGEGPVFDKPIKTQADLDALIGGEEAANKLTYVYETIKILKQRLPQDKALIGFTGAPWTLATYMIEGQGTKTYNLCKKMMYSDPEFLHKILRRVTDVVKFYMEKQIEAGVDVVQIFDSWAAAIEPSKYDEFSWKYMVEIAEYLKEKYPHIPVIMFPKGIAAFIERGLVYGNFDVFGVDWGTPMALAKEKLGEKYVLQGNMEPCRLYSKEATTMCVEGIQNIMGGTGHIFNLGHGILPDVPVENAIHFVKECQRVSKKA; the protein is encoded by the coding sequence ATGTCAAAAATTTTTGTAGATGCATGTTTTAGAAAAGAGACTCCTTACACTCCTGTTTGGATGATGAGACAAGCTGGAAGATACCTACCAGAATATATGGAAGTAAGAGCAAAAGCTGGGAATTTTTTAAATTTATGTCATAATCCAGAACTTGCTGCTGAAGTTACAATTCAACCACTTGATATTGTTGGTGTTGATGCAGCTATTTTATTTAGTGATATTTTAGTTGTACCAAATGAAATGGGAATGAAATTAGATTTTTTAAAGGGTGAAGGTCCAGTTTTTGATAAACCAATAAAAACGCAAGCTGATTTAGATGCTTTAATTGGTGGCGAAGAAGCTGCAAATAAATTAACTTATGTTTATGAAACTATTAAAATTTTAAAACAAAGATTACCTCAAGATAAAGCTTTGATTGGATTTACAGGTGCTCCTTGGACACTTGCAACTTATATGATTGAAGGTCAAGGAACAAAAACATACAATCTTTGTAAAAAAATGATGTATTCGGATCCAGAGTTTTTACATAAAATTCTTAGACGTGTAACTGATGTAGTTAAGTTTTATATGGAAAAACAAATTGAAGCTGGAGTTGATGTAGTTCAAATTTTTGATTCTTGGGCTGCGGCAATTGAACCTTCAAAATATGATGAGTTTTCGTGGAAATATATGGTAGAAATTGCTGAGTATTTAAAAGAAAAATATCCTCATATTCCAGTTATTATGTTTCCAAAAGGAATTGCTGCATTTATTGAAAGAGGTTTAGTTTACGGAAACTTCGATGTATTTGGAGTAGATTGGGGAACACCAATGGCTCTTGCAAAAGAAAAATTAGGTGAAAAATATGTTTTACAAGGAAATATGGAGCCTTGTAGATTGTATTCAAAAGAAGCAACAACAATGTGTGTTGAAGGAATTCAAAATATTATGGGTGGAACTGGACACATCTTTAATTTAGGTCATGGAATTTTACCTGATGTTCCTGTTGAAAATGCTATTCACTTTGTAAAAGAGTGTCAACGAGTATCAAAAAAAGCATAA
- a CDS encoding radical SAM protein — protein sequence MSYSNSIIFGPIPSRRFGISLGIDLSPSKKQCNFDCLYCELEGAKTVDKMDTFPSVNEIIKAIKESFKNHPKIDVITITCNGEPTLYPKLSELIDEINKIKGETKTLILSNGSTIYKKEVFDALLKIDIVKLSLDCVSEKCFKKLDRQNKSVEINKIIPSMIEFSQKTTKDFVLEILFVNDINDKEEEIELLFNAVKQINPKRVDIGTIDRPPAYKVSPVSYEFLEKVANKFENINVNIVFKNRPKQIISYNKEEILSMINRRPLTIEDIENMFDNESKIILKELIKNDEIGLIDNAGIKFYKNFQN from the coding sequence TTGTCATATTCAAATTCTATTATTTTTGGACCAATTCCTTCAAGAAGATTTGGAATATCATTAGGTATTGATTTATCACCATCAAAAAAACAGTGTAATTTTGATTGTTTATATTGTGAATTAGAAGGTGCTAAAACTGTTGATAAAATGGATACATTTCCAAGTGTTAATGAAATTATAAAAGCAATAAAAGAAAGTTTTAAAAATCATCCTAAAATTGATGTAATTACAATTACATGTAATGGTGAACCAACTTTGTATCCTAAATTAAGCGAATTAATTGATGAAATTAATAAGATAAAAGGTGAAACAAAAACTTTAATTTTATCAAATGGAAGTACGATTTATAAAAAAGAGGTTTTTGATGCTTTATTAAAAATTGATATAGTTAAATTATCTTTAGATTGTGTAAGTGAAAAGTGTTTTAAAAAACTTGATAGACAAAATAAAAGTGTAGAAATTAATAAAATTATACCTTCGATGATTGAATTCTCACAAAAAACTACAAAAGATTTTGTTTTAGAAATTTTATTTGTTAACGATATAAATGATAAAGAAGAAGAAATAGAATTATTGTTTAATGCTGTAAAACAAATCAATCCTAAAAGAGTTGACATTGGAACTATTGATAGACCACCTGCATATAAAGTAAGTCCAGTAAGTTATGAATTTTTAGAAAAAGTTGCAAATAAATTTGAAAATATAAATGTAAATATAGTTTTTAAGAATAGACCAAAACAAATTATCTCATATAATAAAGAAGAGATACTTTCTATGATAAATAGACGGCCTTTGACTATTGAAGATATAGAAAATATGTTTGATAATGAATCAAAAATCATTTTAAAAGAATTAATTAAAAACGATGAAATAGGCTTGATTGACAATGCTGGAATTAAATTTTATAAAAATTTTCAAAATTAA
- a CDS encoding glycosyltransferase — translation MKITISYKTTNVLINELKKQENIEVIKNKNFLKKLFSKKRYADVYFHTGSLDEKTILNIKNSKITIVNSFSTKNNILEELKISSEKIEVIYPSININIENENKIKIDFYKKFNIDFDTKLIFFTAKNFKTSGIKEFLDICSNLNYSNFKIIIAGDKRQIGSLQFSLPKYKKLEEKIILIDDYKNFDELFLVSDIFLLPTHNKSFATNILKAMFCECVVFLSVKNDAKEVIDVFASMSSPTDSTIAFKIDAILSDEKELKNIKKQNYEIAKECSIENNLNRFNQEILNI, via the coding sequence ATGAAAATTACAATCTCATATAAAACAACAAATGTTTTAATAAACGAGTTAAAAAAACAAGAGAATATTGAAGTTATAAAAAATAAAAATTTTTTGAAAAAACTTTTTAGCAAAAAAAGATATGCAGATGTCTATTTTCATACTGGTTCTTTAGATGAAAAAACTATTTTAAATATAAAAAATTCAAAAATTACAATAGTAAATTCATTTTCTACTAAAAATAATATATTAGAAGAATTAAAAATTTCATCAGAAAAAATTGAAGTTATCTATCCTTCAATAAATATAAATATTGAAAATGAAAATAAAATAAAAATAGATTTTTATAAAAAATTCAATATAGATTTTGATACAAAACTTATATTTTTTACAGCAAAAAATTTTAAAACGTCTGGAATTAAAGAGTTTTTAGATATTTGTTCAAATCTAAATTATTCAAATTTTAAAATAATAATTGCAGGTGATAAAAGACAAATAGGAAGTTTACAATTTTCACTTCCAAAATATAAAAAACTTGAAGAAAAAATTATACTTATTGATGATTATAAAAATTTTGATGAATTATTTTTAGTAAGTGATATATTTTTACTTCCAACTCATAATAAATCTTTTGCTACAAATATATTAAAAGCTATGTTTTGTGAATGTGTTGTTTTTTTAAGTGTTAAAAATGATGCAAAAGAGGTGATTGATGTTTTTGCTTCAATGAGTAGCCCAACTGACTCAACTATTGCATTTAAAATTGATGCTATATTATCGGATGAAAAAGAGTTAAAAAATATTAAAAAACAAAATTATGAAATAGCAAAAGAGTGTAGTATAGAAAATAATTTAAATAGATTTAATCAAGAAATATTAAATATTTAA
- the gyrA gene encoding DNA gyrase subunit A produces MENLFENQDIINVNIEDSVKASYLDYSMSVIIGRALPDAKDGLKPVHRRILYAMHDLSITSKSAYKKSARIVGDVIGKYHPHGDISVYDALVRMAQNFSLRAPLVDGQGNFGSIDGDNAAAMRYTEARMTRIAEEVLRDLDKDTVNFVPNYDDTMKEPSVLPTRVPTLLLNGSEGIAVGMATKIPPHNLGELLEAILYLIDNPEAEADDLMQFVQGPDFPTGGTIFGRRGIIDAYNTGRGRVRIRAKHHIETKAKKEIIVIDELPYQVNKARLIELIANLAKDKQIDGISEVRDESDREGIRVVIELKKDAMSEIVLNNLYKSTPMETTFGIILLAVYNKEPKVFNLPQILNIFLSHRKTVIIRRTIFDLEKAKARAHILEGLKIAVDNIDEVVRIIRSSSNDAEAKESLETRFDLSAIQSQAILDMRLGRLTGLQRDKLEAEYQELMILIAELEAILRSEEKLNEIIREELTEIKEKFSNDRKTEIEDSYDEIDIEDLIPNEPMVVTITHNGYVKRVPIKAYEKQKRGGKGKVAVTTHDDDFIERFFVSNTHDTLMFVTNMGQLYWLKVYKIPEGSRIAKGKAVVNLINLRPDEKIMEIIPTPDFDESKSLVFFTRNGIVKRTSLNEFSNIRSNGVRAIVLDDADEIVTAKIADVQTQYIMIFTSLGQCIRFELEKTRDQGRSTRGVRGIKFKIDTDFVVDADVISSEEQEILTVSEKGIGKRTTVEEYRLTNRAGSGVIAMKLSTKTGNVIGEVLVDDTQDLMLLTSIGKMIRVDMNTIRKAGRNTSGVIIVNVDSNDKVVSIAKCPKEDEEIELDENGNVIRYNEDGEVIETNSTNEEKNLIDILDSNDNLEKGEEE; encoded by the coding sequence ATGGAAAACCTTTTCGAAAATCAAGATATTATAAATGTAAATATAGAAGATTCTGTTAAAGCTTCATATTTAGATTATTCTATGAGTGTTATTATTGGACGAGCATTGCCAGATGCAAAAGATGGATTAAAGCCAGTTCATAGAAGAATTTTGTATGCAATGCATGATTTAAGTATTACTTCAAAATCTGCTTATAAAAAATCTGCAAGAATTGTTGGAGATGTTATCGGTAAATATCACCCTCATGGAGACATTTCGGTTTATGATGCACTTGTAAGAATGGCACAAAATTTCTCTTTAAGAGCACCTCTTGTTGATGGACAAGGAAACTTTGGTTCTATTGATGGTGATAATGCAGCAGCCATGAGATATACTGAAGCTAGAATGACTAGAATTGCTGAAGAAGTTTTAAGAGATTTAGATAAAGATACGGTAAACTTTGTTCCAAATTATGATGATACAATGAAAGAGCCTTCTGTCCTTCCAACAAGAGTTCCAACATTACTTTTAAATGGAAGTGAAGGAATTGCTGTTGGTATGGCAACAAAAATACCACCTCACAATCTTGGAGAATTACTAGAAGCAATTTTATATTTAATTGATAATCCAGAAGCTGAAGCTGATGATTTGATGCAATTTGTTCAAGGTCCAGATTTTCCAACTGGTGGAACTATTTTTGGAAGACGTGGAATTATTGATGCTTATAATACAGGAAGAGGAAGAGTAAGAATTAGAGCAAAACATCATATTGAAACAAAAGCTAAAAAAGAGATTATTGTTATTGATGAATTGCCATATCAAGTAAATAAAGCAAGACTTATTGAACTTATTGCAAATTTAGCAAAAGATAAACAAATTGATGGAATTTCTGAAGTTCGAGATGAGTCTGATAGAGAAGGTATTAGAGTTGTAATTGAACTTAAAAAAGATGCTATGAGTGAGATTGTTTTAAATAATTTATATAAATCAACTCCAATGGAAACAACTTTTGGAATTATTTTACTTGCAGTTTATAATAAAGAGCCAAAAGTATTTAATTTACCACAAATATTAAATATTTTCTTATCTCATAGAAAAACTGTAATTATTAGAAGAACAATATTTGATTTAGAAAAAGCAAAAGCAAGAGCACATATCTTAGAAGGTTTAAAAATTGCTGTTGATAATATCGATGAAGTTGTAAGAATTATTAGATCTAGTTCAAATGATGCAGAAGCTAAAGAGAGTTTAGAAACAAGATTTGATTTAAGTGCTATTCAATCACAAGCAATTTTAGATATGAGACTTGGAAGATTAACAGGACTTCAAAGAGATAAACTTGAAGCTGAATATCAAGAACTTATGATATTAATTGCAGAATTAGAAGCAATTTTAAGAAGTGAAGAAAAATTAAATGAAATTATTAGAGAAGAATTAACAGAAATTAAAGAAAAATTCTCTAATGATAGAAAAACAGAAATTGAAGATTCTTATGATGAAATTGATATTGAAGATTTAATTCCAAATGAGCCAATGGTTGTTACAATCACTCATAATGGATATGTAAAAAGAGTTCCTATAAAAGCTTATGAAAAACAAAAAAGAGGTGGAAAAGGAAAAGTTGCAGTTACTACTCACGATGATGACTTTATTGAAAGATTCTTTGTAAGTAATACTCATGATACATTGATGTTTGTTACAAATATGGGACAATTATATTGGTTAAAAGTTTATAAAATTCCAGAAGGAAGTAGAATTGCAAAAGGAAAAGCAGTTGTAAACTTAATCAATTTAAGACCTGATGAAAAAATTATGGAAATAATTCCAACACCAGATTTTGATGAAAGTAAATCTTTAGTGTTCTTTACAAGAAATGGTATTGTAAAAAGAACTAGTTTAAATGAATTTAGTAATATAAGAAGTAATGGAGTAAGAGCTATCGTTCTTGACGATGCTGATGAAATTGTAACAGCAAAAATTGCTGATGTTCAAACGCAATATATTATGATATTTACAAGTCTTGGTCAATGTATTAGATTTGAACTTGAAAAAACAAGAGATCAAGGAAGAAGCACAAGAGGAGTAAGAGGTATTAAATTTAAAATTGATACAGATTTTGTTGTTGATGCTGATGTTATTAGCAGTGAAGAACAAGAAATATTAACTGTTTCTGAAAAAGGAATTGGAAAACGAACAACTGTTGAAGAATATAGACTTACAAATAGAGCTGGTTCGGGTGTTATTGCTATGAAATTATCTACAAAAACAGGAAATGTTATTGGTGAAGTTTTAGTTGATGATACTCAAGATTTAATGTTACTAACATCAATTGGAAAAATGATTAGAGTTGACATGAATACAATTAGAAAAGCTGGAAGAAATACAAGTGGAGTAATAATTGTAAATGTTGATAGTAACGATAAAGTTGTATCTATTGCAAAATGTCCAAAAGAAGATGAAGAAATAGAACTTGATGAAAATGGAAATGTAATTAGATATAACGAAGATGGTGAAGTTATTGAAACAAATAGTACAAATGAAGAAAAAAATTTAATAGATATATTAGATTCAAATGACAATTTAGAAAAAGGTGAGGAAGAGTAA
- the gmhB gene encoding D-glycero-beta-D-manno-heptose 1,7-bisphosphate 7-phosphatase encodes MIIFNKQYIRKGFFIQTNKKKIIYLDRDGVINKDFGYVYEIDKFEFISGVLEACKHFINLGYEIVVVTNQSGIGRNYYTKEDFIKLTNWMKSEFKKNGIDILNVYFCPHAPEENCSCRKPQIGMITQSLNDFDIDLQKSWLIGDKMSDIQTAISANIPNKILISKEKEDKVLHVVETLFDTINIIKQ; translated from the coding sequence ATGATAATATTTAATAAACAATACATACGAAAAGGATTTTTTATTCAAACAAATAAAAAGAAAATAATCTATCTTGATAGAGATGGAGTTATAAACAAAGATTTTGGATATGTTTATGAAATTGATAAATTTGAGTTTATAAGTGGAGTTCTTGAAGCTTGTAAACATTTTATAAATTTAGGATATGAAATTGTTGTAGTTACAAATCAATCTGGAATTGGAAGAAATTACTATACAAAAGAGGATTTTATAAAACTTACAAATTGGATGAAAAGTGAGTTTAAAAAAAATGGTATTGATATCTTAAATGTATATTTTTGCCCTCATGCTCCTGAAGAAAACTGCAGTTGTAGAAAACCACAAATTGGTATGATTACACAATCATTAAACGATTTTGATATAGATTTACAAAAATCTTGGCTAATTGGAGATAAAATGAGTGATATTCAAACTGCAATTAGTGCAAATATTCCAAATAAAATATTAATTTCAAAAGAGAAAGAGGATAAAGTTTTACATGTAGTTGAAACTTTATTTGATACAATAAACATAATAAAACAGTAA
- the rpmB gene encoding 50S ribosomal protein L28 has translation MSRKCAISGKGPMVGNNVSHAKNRTRRRFLPNIRTVRVTLEDGTTTKLRISAKELRTLKKHS, from the coding sequence ATGTCAAGAAAATGTGCAATTTCTGGAAAAGGACCAATGGTTGGTAACAACGTAAGTCACGCTAAAAATAGAACAAGAAGAAGATTCTTACCAAATATTAGAACAGTTAGAGTTACACTTGAAGATGGAACTACTACTAAATTAAGAATTTCTGCTAAAGAGCTAAGAACACTTAAAAAACACTCATAA
- a CDS encoding YdcH family protein translates to MFHEYRDIIAELKQKDSHFNRVFEKHNDLDHEIVNLENSHADQFEIESKKKEKLKLKDEIYNMIVKHKAEN, encoded by the coding sequence ATGTTTCACGAATATAGAGATATCATTGCTGAATTAAAACAAAAAGACTCTCATTTCAATAGAGTTTTTGAAAAACATAATGATTTAGATCACGAAATTGTAAATTTAGAAAATTCTCATGCTGATCAATTCGAAATTGAATCAAAGAAAAAAGAAAAATTAAAATTAAAAGATGAAATTTACAATATGATTGTAAAACATAAAGCTGAAAATTAA
- a CDS encoding YqhA family protein, whose protein sequence is MLEKLFENALWKSRFIVILAVIFGFMGAVILFIVASIDIIDVAKFIITTFIDGSHPEHFHEDIVAGIIGAVDLYLIAVVLLIFSFGVYELFISKIDAACTPEECNSILNISSLDQLKDKIAKVIIMVLVVNYFQRVLHTSYQTPLELLYFALAIVALAVGLYFTGKVGKH, encoded by the coding sequence ATGCTTGAAAAACTTTTTGAGAATGCTCTTTGGAAAAGTAGATTTATAGTTATTTTAGCTGTAATTTTTGGTTTTATGGGAGCTGTAATTTTATTTATTGTTGCAAGCATTGATATTATTGATGTTGCAAAATTTATTATTACAACATTTATTGACGGAAGCCATCCAGAACATTTTCATGAGGATATAGTTGCAGGAATTATTGGAGCAGTAGATTTATATCTAATTGCTGTTGTTTTGTTAATTTTTTCTTTTGGAGTTTATGAGTTATTTATATCAAAAATAGATGCAGCGTGTACACCTGAAGAATGTAATTCAATTTTAAACATTAGTTCATTGGATCAATTAAAAGATAAAATTGCAAAAGTAATTATCATGGTTTTAGTTGTAAACTATTTCCAAAGAGTATTACATACAAGTTATCAAACACCGCTAGAATTATTATATTTTGCACTAGCTATTGTAGCATTAGCAGTTGGGCTTTACTTTACTGGTAAAGTTGGAAAACATTAA